The Streptomyces sp. NBC_01268 genome window below encodes:
- a CDS encoding serine/threonine-protein kinase: MRQDDPRRIGRYQLTAVLGEGGMGTVYLGRSPGQRLVAVKVIRSEFAADPTFRERFTREIEAARRVGGFHTAPVVDAASRGNPLWLATEYIPGPSLDDVLRQQGALPTRTLHTLAAGVAEALERIHACGIVHRDLKPSNIIISASGPRIIDFGIARSLDGTALTRTNYVIGTQGFLAPEQLTGAPITRASDLYAFGMVLCHAAGVVPLADGQSLESALGLLPSSFVGIVTRCLDHDPARRPTPTEVLAHLSPHTSPPDAWLPPSVRTMVDLYNTGHSQAP; encoded by the coding sequence CTGCGACAGGACGATCCTCGCCGTATCGGCCGCTACCAACTGACGGCCGTGCTGGGCGAAGGAGGGATGGGCACGGTCTATCTCGGCCGGTCGCCCGGGCAACGCCTGGTCGCGGTCAAGGTCATCCGGTCGGAGTTCGCCGCGGACCCGACGTTCCGGGAGCGGTTCACCCGCGAGATCGAAGCCGCACGCCGTGTCGGCGGATTCCACACCGCACCGGTGGTCGACGCGGCCTCCCGCGGCAACCCGCTCTGGCTGGCCACCGAGTACATCCCCGGCCCGTCACTGGACGACGTCCTCAGGCAGCAGGGTGCCCTGCCCACAAGAACCCTGCACACCCTCGCCGCCGGCGTCGCCGAAGCACTCGAACGCATCCACGCCTGCGGCATCGTCCACCGTGACCTGAAACCCTCCAACATCATCATCTCCGCCTCAGGCCCTCGGATCATCGACTTCGGAATCGCCCGATCGCTCGACGGCACCGCACTCACCCGAACGAACTACGTGATCGGCACCCAGGGCTTCCTCGCGCCGGAACAGCTCACCGGCGCACCGATCACGCGTGCCTCGGACCTCTACGCGTTCGGCATGGTGCTGTGCCATGCCGCCGGAGTCGTGCCGCTCGCGGACGGGCAGTCCCTGGAGTCGGCCCTCGGCCTGTTGCCGTCGAGCTTCGTCGGCATCGTCACCCGATGCCTCGACCATGACCCCGCCCGGCGTCCCACACCCACCGAGGTACTCGCACACCTCTCTCCGCACACGTCGCCGCCCGACGCATGGCTGCCGCCTTCTGTGCGGACGATGGTCGATCTGTACAACACCGGTCATTCCCAGGCGCCTTGA
- a CDS encoding sensor histidine kinase, with product MPLRNPWSPGSVEGAGPGLTERSRVAPWVWTAVLLVAQILTLRPLGLSGRGLAVTVLFVVNFGVFALRLVPRRLLPDRLLLPLMVVGVAAVAGLLAVADTGTASLFAFFLAAYIGYRLSVKPAVALAVALSLLCGAALAFRADPGQQGLLFMAGLSTGALVLAGMSGRSRSQAVEAAIAAAAASERAARAEARTLVLTERSNVARDVHDVLAHSLAGINMQLELADALIEVGETEKAREATARAQSLVRESLKQAQWTVRALREEDLPLLESLTAMLESSGHRQALTVTGTVRELPTQTAHNLLRIAQEALTNATRHAPGGTVRVTVSYEEKTTTLSILNGPATLPVSTGAGSGMGLIGIRERVALMNGTVTTGPVPSGPQRGHWKVEAVIPA from the coding sequence ATGCCCCTGAGGAACCCATGGTCTCCCGGCAGCGTCGAGGGAGCCGGGCCTGGTCTCACGGAGCGCAGCCGGGTTGCTCCGTGGGTGTGGACGGCGGTTCTCCTCGTCGCCCAGATCCTCACCCTTCGGCCGCTGGGTCTCAGTGGCCGTGGTCTCGCCGTGACGGTGCTCTTCGTCGTCAACTTCGGTGTCTTCGCGCTGCGGCTCGTTCCCCGGAGACTGCTGCCCGACCGCCTCCTTCTTCCTCTGATGGTGGTCGGGGTCGCGGCGGTGGCGGGCCTGCTGGCCGTCGCGGACACGGGGACGGCGTCGCTCTTCGCCTTCTTCCTCGCCGCTTACATCGGCTACCGGCTGAGCGTCAAGCCGGCCGTGGCTCTCGCGGTGGCACTGAGCCTCCTGTGCGGCGCCGCTCTGGCGTTCCGTGCCGACCCGGGCCAGCAGGGACTGCTCTTCATGGCCGGGTTGTCGACCGGCGCCCTGGTGCTGGCGGGAATGTCGGGGCGGAGCCGGAGCCAGGCCGTCGAGGCCGCGATCGCGGCCGCCGCAGCGTCCGAGCGGGCCGCCCGCGCCGAAGCCCGCACCTTGGTGCTGACCGAACGAAGCAACGTGGCACGGGACGTCCACGACGTACTCGCACACTCCTTGGCCGGCATCAACATGCAGCTCGAACTGGCGGACGCACTGATCGAGGTCGGCGAGACGGAGAAGGCGCGGGAGGCGACCGCCCGGGCTCAGAGCCTGGTGAGGGAGAGCCTGAAGCAGGCGCAGTGGACGGTGCGTGCGCTGCGCGAGGAGGACCTGCCCCTGCTGGAGAGTCTCACCGCCATGCTGGAGTCGTCCGGTCACCGTCAGGCCCTCACGGTGACCGGAACGGTGCGTGAGCTGCCCACGCAGACCGCGCACAACCTCCTGCGGATCGCGCAGGAGGCCCTGACCAACGCGACCCGACACGCGCCTGGCGGCACGGTGCGCGTGACGGTTTCGTACGAGGAGAAGACGACCACCTTGAGCATTCTCAACGGGCCGGCGACGCTGCCGGTGTCCACGGGCGCGGGCAGCGGGATGGGGCTGATCGGCATCCGCGAGCGCGTCGCCCTCATGAACGGGACGGTGACGACGGGGCCCGTGCCGTCCGGCCCCCAGCGGGGGCACTGGAAGGTCGAAGCGGTGATTCCGGCATGA
- a CDS encoding response regulator transcription factor — translation MTGSATASPPINVVIADDQAAVREPLAMVLALAGDISVVATAANGREVLDIVAAEPVDVVLMDLRMPEMDGTEATRRLSEAHPDVAVVVLTTFADDDSIMAALAAGARGYLTKNAGREDIARAIRAAAAGQSVLDHEVRNRLLAAVTGAQRSAPGEPLPDDLTPREREVLALIGEGLPNRAIAERLFISEATVKTHINNLFAKARIRDRADAVRRAIAAGLA, via the coding sequence ATGACCGGGTCGGCAACGGCCTCTCCCCCGATCAACGTCGTCATCGCCGACGACCAGGCCGCCGTGCGCGAGCCGCTCGCGATGGTCCTCGCACTGGCCGGAGACATCAGCGTCGTGGCGACCGCCGCCAACGGCCGCGAAGTGCTGGACATCGTCGCCGCGGAACCGGTCGACGTCGTGCTGATGGACCTCCGCATGCCCGAGATGGACGGCACCGAGGCGACACGTCGGCTGAGCGAAGCCCACCCGGACGTGGCCGTGGTCGTCCTCACGACGTTCGCCGACGACGACTCGATCATGGCGGCGCTCGCCGCGGGTGCCCGTGGCTATCTGACGAAGAACGCGGGCCGTGAGGACATCGCCCGCGCGATCCGCGCCGCCGCGGCCGGCCAGTCGGTCCTGGATCACGAGGTGCGCAATCGCCTGCTCGCCGCCGTGACCGGGGCGCAACGCTCCGCGCCGGGTGAACCCCTGCCCGACGACCTGACCCCGCGCGAGCGCGAGGTGCTGGCCCTGATCGGGGAGGGACTCCCGAACCGGGCGATCGCCGAGCGGCTCTTCATCAGCGAGGCCACGGTCAAGACGCACATCAACAACCTGTTCGCCAAGGCCCGCATCCGGGACCGGGCGGATGCCGTGCGACGGGCCATCGCCGCCGGACTGGCGTGA